The Lycium barbarum isolate Lr01 chromosome 10, ASM1917538v2, whole genome shotgun sequence genome includes a region encoding these proteins:
- the LOC132613126 gene encoding uncharacterized protein LOC132613126: MIKENQDTQQTLAQLATNISLLTKKFEENQTKKVNVCEDASGMPKGMYHVQEGPYQEGPPMQVEDANCVNNSQGGYQRQNFQGGYQNQNQWRPQQGQGIVGSHTMAIHNLELQMHDISREQHLPKKRGLPSDTILNPKNGGSGVDHVFAISTRGGKLLQSAKKKVVDLEPINEKEEVQSDASIIDDELPSKEKTADILESSKVADDKSKQIVKGALCPLTQLFKSKPPFPQRLIKKKDDTKFEKFYDQLKQLSLNFPFLDVVKEMTGFAKHLKDLLTKKKTVQHETVSLTHTVSSILSTTTVQKKGDAGAFTISCSIGYHGFARALCDNGASINFMPFSIYKKSGLGMPRPTTMRLQMVDRSIKRQVGMVDDVLVWVGKFMLSTNFVILDCAIDRDIPIILRRPFLAMGRSLMDSEKNEIKFRDNDEEVTFEAIVEFKMEDESLGEALATILVNFDAEDMKGYVETKLNLDLENRTTPPAKPSIVEPPKLEFKQLSSYLKYEFLGPNNTLPVIISALLTEDHIERLVEILREYRRAIGLTIADIRRILSEICEHKI, translated from the exons ATGATAAAGGAGAATCAGGATACTCAGCAGACATTGGCTCAGCTTGCAACGAATATCTCTTTGCTGACCAAGAAATTTGAAGAGAACCAGACCAAGAAGGTAAATGTGTGCGAAGATGCTTCAGGTATGCCGAAAGGGATGTACCATGTCCAAGAGGGTCCATATCAGGAGGGAcctcctatgcaggttgaagatgctaactgTGTGaacaactctcaagggggttatcaaaggcagAATTTCCAAGGGGGGTACCAGaatcaaaatcaatggagacctcagcaaggacAAG GGATAGTGGGATCTCATACAATGGCTATACACAATCTCGAGTTGCAGATGCATGacatttctagagagcagcaccttCCTAAAAAAAGAGGTCTTCCTAGTGACACTATTCTGAATCCAAAGAATGGGGGAAGTGGTGTTGACCACGTGTTTGCTATTAGTACTCGGGGTGGTAAATTACTCCAAAGTGCTaaaaagaaggttgttgatctCGAGCCAATTAATGAAAAGGAAGAGGTGCAGTCTGATGCATCAATAATTGATGATGAGCTTCCTAGTAAAGAGAAAACTGCTGATATTCTAGAAAGTTCGAAGGTGGCTGATGATAAGAGCAAGCAGATAGTAAAAGGGGCTCTCTGCCCTTTGActcagcttttcaaatctaaacctccctttcctcaaaggTTGATAAAGAAGAAAGATGATACTAAGTTTGAGAAATTTTATGATCAACTAAAGCAGTTATCTTTGAACTTTCCATTCTTGGATGTTGTCAAGGAGATGACCGGTTTTGCTAAGCACTTGAAAGACCTGTTGACCAAGAAGAAGACAGtgcaacatgaaaccgtgagtttaactcacactgtgagttccattcTTTCAACAACTACTGTCCAGAAAAAGGGAGAtgctggggcgttcaccatttcGTGTTCTATTGGGTACCATGGTTTTGCTCGTGCTCTGTGTGAcaatggggcgagtataaattttATGCCATTTTCTATCTACAAGAAATCAGGTTTAGgaatgccaaggccgactactatgagATTACAGATGGTTGATAGATCTATTAAGCGGCAGGTTGGCATGGTTGATGATGTTCTTGTGTGGGTTGGTAAATTTATGTTGTCCActaattttgtgattcttgactgtgctattgATCGGGATATTCCTATTATCCTgcggagacctttccttgctatgGGAAGATCTCTTATGGATTCGGAAAAGAACGAAATAAAATTTCGAGACAATGATGAGGAAGTTACTTTTGAGGCAA TTGTGGAATTCAAAATGGAAGACGAAAGTTTAGGAGAAGCTCTTGCTACTATTCTTGTCAATTTTGATGCTGAGGACATGAAGGGTTATGtagagaca aagcttaaTCTTGATCTAGAAAATAGAACAACACCTCCAGCAAAACCTTCTATCGTTGAGCCACCGAAGCTTGAGTTTAAGCAACTCTCATCATATTtgaagtatgagttccttggtccaaaTAATACGTTACCAGTGATTATTTCAGCATTGCTGACTGAGGATCATATCGAGAGGCTTGTGGAGATATTGCgtgagtataggcgtgctattggtttgaccatagcagacattcggcgGATTCTTTCTGAgatctgtgagcataaaatttaG